One genomic window of Coffea eugenioides isolate CCC68of chromosome 1, Ceug_1.0, whole genome shotgun sequence includes the following:
- the LOC113751376 gene encoding serine/threonine-protein kinase D6PK-like: MMAGTSEIVQSVEEVDCENRLDENGFKDKVLRTGHKYSIEDDISKLFEAIDIKNSRRASGQSEGHFRDGLDKSAMKRPMRVGSAQASGIGISESTSLKQALRGLCISQASEMAALKKRLAKTGMSRHSEAGNIKRLYRAVVVEAGESGYPLNQGRGNLVEISLVPESSTSLNLVGNAHTSEHMNNIELSNYHASSSTLSADELRRKEESTETPAKGEMVPLSICSDLSNAELEENKKLKVEPSPIGPSGNKKLQMLDELVPVSIGVPDAPFCPDKEQEEKFHSASCSSVSSANKAIKSAANSPRLIKPLFRGKNFVMKKLMSNSSTLSSGSSQCNSEEVCRTPDSAFRNGPEENMVSLEICSTSAEVSSKYVDSNPTNSGLAPNNTKRTKSQFRQADERSGSREKGEISQSSKSSIGDYSSTTSSSEESYLSRSSRSGYRPHMSKDLRWKAIHCIQKQHGYLGLKHFKLLKKLGGGDIGNVYLSELIGTNCLFAVKVMDNDFLASRKKTNRAQTEKEILQMLDHPFLPSLYANFRTDKFSCLVMEYCPGGDLHVLRQKQSSKSFAEQAARFYIAEVLLALEYLHMLGVVYRDLKPENVLVREDGHIMLTDFDLSLRCAVNLTLLKASSPVVEPPKRMPSPPSESSCIDPFCLHPSWQMSCFNPRFLSAASKTRKLKSELAAQVSPLPQLIVEPTSARSNSFVGTHEYLAPEIIKGEGHGSAVDWWTLGIFVYELLYGKTPFKGASNDETLSNVVSECLKFPAGPMVSYHARDLIRRLLQKEPENRLGSEKGAAEIKQHPFFEGLNWALIRCTTPPEVPKFCEFGSLTPDMASHDKEISKFVKEKGCRTIGEDIVFDMF, from the exons ATGATGGCTGGCACGAGTGAAATTGTTCAGTCCGTGGAAGAAGTTGATTGTGAAAACAGATTAGATGAGAATGGTTTTAAGGACAAGGTATTGAGAACTGGGCACAAGTATTCTATAGAGGATGATATCAGCAAGCTTTTTGAGGCAATAGATATTAAGAATTCTCGTAGGGCTTCAGGTCAATCGGAAGGCCATTTTAGAGATGGATTAGATAAGAGTGCCATGAAAAGACCAATGCGAGTTGGTTCTGCTCAGGCATCTGGTATTGGAATTTCGGAGTCCACAAGTTTGAAGCAGGCACTAAGAGGATTATGCATCTCTCAGGCATCAGAGATGGCTGCTTTGAAAAAACGGCTGGCAAAAACTGGTATGTCTAGGCACTCAGAAGCAGGAAATATAAAGAGACTTTACAGGGCTGTAGTTGTTGAGGCCGGTGAATCTGGTTATCCACTTAACCAGGGTCGAGGAAATTTGGTGGAGATATCTCTTGTTCCAGAAAGCAGCACATCATTGAATCTTGTTGGCAACGCACACACATCTGAGCATATGAACAATATTGAACTTTCAAATTATCATGCTAGCTCCTCTACTCTTTCAGCAGATGAATTGAGACGAAAAGAAGAGTCGACTGAAACACCAGCTAAAGGTGAGATGGTTCCTTTGTCAATTTGCAGTGACCTTTCTAATGCAGAATTAGAAGAGAATAAGAAATTGAAAGTGGAGCCTTCACCAATTGGCCCTTCTGGTAACAAAAAACTTCAGATGCTTGATGAGCTTGTTCCTGTATCAATTGGAGTTCCAGATGCACCGTTTTGTCCAGACAAGGAGCAGGAAGAAAAGTTCCACTCTGCTTCTTGTTCATCAGTTTCAAGCGCAAACAAGGCAATCAAATCAGCAGCCAATAGTCCACGCTTAATTAAACCACTTTTTAGGGGCAAAAATTTTGTTATGAAGAAACTTATGTCCAACTCATCCACTCTGTCCAGTGGTTCCTCTCAATGTAATAGTGAAGAAGTTTGCCGGACCCCTGACTCTGCCTTTAGAAATGGGCCTGAAGAAAATATGGTTTCCCTAGAAATATGTAGTACGAGTGCAGAGGTGAGCTCAAAGTACGTGGACTCCAATCCTACAAATTCAGGTCTCGCTCCAAACAATACTAAAAGAACTAAAAGTCAATTTAGGCAGGCTGATGAAAGATCAGGGTCAAGGGAGAAGGGAGAGATATCACAAAGTTCGAAAAGTAGCATTGGAGACTACAGCAGTACCACGAGCTCTAGTGAAGAAAGCTATCTCAGTAGATCAAGCCGAAGTGGCTATCGGCCTCACATGTCAAAGGACTTGAGATGGAAAGCTATTCATTGTATTCAGAAGCAGCATGGATACCTAGGCCTCAAACATTTCAAGCTGCTGAAGAAGCTTGGTGGGGGGGACATTGGGAATGTCTACCTTTCTGAACTAATTGGCACAAACTGCCTATTTGCTGTGAAGGTTATGGATAATGATTTTCTTGCCAGCCGTAAGAAGACGAATAGAGCTCAAACTGAAAAAGAGATATTGCAAATGCTTGATCACCCATTTCTCCCTTCCCTCTATGCCAATTTTAGAACAGATAAATTCTCTTGCCTAGTTATGGAGTACTGTCCAGGTGGAGATCTGCATGTGCTCAGGCAAAAGCAATCCAGCAAGAGTTTTGCTGAACAAGCAGCCAG GTTTTACATTGCTGAAGTTCTTCTTGCATTGGAGTATCTTCACATGCTTGGAGTTGTGTACCGTGACTTGAAACCTGAGAATGTTTTGGTCCGAGAAGATGGTCACATTATGCTCACAGATTTTGACTTATCGCTAAGATGTGCAGTAAATCTCACATTGCTTAAAGCATCGTCACCTGTTGTGGAGCCTCCAAAGAGGATGCCAAGTCCTCCCTCAGAATCCAGCTGCATAGATCCTTTCTGCCTTCATCCATCCTGGCAAATGTCCTGTTTCAATCCCAGATTTCTATCTGCTGCATCGAAAACTCGTAAGCTAAAATCTGAGCTAGCTGCCCAGGTGAGTCCTCTACCACAGCTCATAGTGGAGCCTACTAGTGCACGATCGAACTCCTTTGTTGGAACACATGAATACTTGGCTCCAGAGATCATAAAGGGTGAAGGTCATGGGAGTGCAGTAGATTGGTGGACCCTAGGAATTTTTGTTTATGAGCTTTTATATGGTAAGACGCCTTTCAAAGGGGCAAGCAATGATGAAACATTGTCCAATGTGGTATCTGAGTGTCTCAAGTTTCCAGCAGGTCCCATGGTCAGTTATCATGCTAGAGATTTAATCAGACGGCTATTACAGAAGGAGCCGGAGAACAGGTTGGGTTCTGAGAAAGGGGCAGCTGAGATAAAGCAGCATCCGTTTTTTGAAGGCCTGAACTGGGCTTTAATACGCTGTACTACACCTCCTGAGGTGCCAAAATTTTGTGAGTTCGGAAGTTTGACTCCTGACATGGCATCACATGATAAGGAGATTAGCAAGTTTGTGAAAGAAAAAGGATGTAGGACGATAGGAGAGGATATAGTGTTTGATATGTTTTAG
- the LOC113751595 gene encoding uncharacterized protein LOC113751595 gives MRALYYYTSLAAASTTPKLPYCHSSPTLLLPPPKSQLFPPVPKKFPFLKSPRNSVQNKKKPLNLIIKATMASTPSAAATDSRTKPFSVLFVCLGNICRSPAAEGVFRDLVKKRGLDSKFNIDSAGTINYHEGDQADPRMRAASKRRGIEITSISRPIRPSDFIEFDLILAMDRENREAILSAFERWRHREPLPADAAKKVRLMCSYCKKHEEDEVPDPYYGGPQGFEKVLDLLDDACESLLESILSENTELADS, from the exons ATGAGGGCCTTGTACTACTACACATCATTGGCTGCAGCTTCAACAACTCCAAAGTTACCATATTGCCACTCCTCTCCCACTCTTCTTCTGCCCCCACCAAAATCCCAGTTATTTCCACCCGTTCCAAAAAAATTCCCATTTCTTAAAAGCCCCAGAAACAGTGtacaaaacaagaagaaaccctTGAATCTAATAATCAAAGCAACAATGGCCTCCACACCGTCAGCTGCAGCAACTGACTCAAGGACGAAGCCATTTTCAGTTCTTTTTGTTTGCCTTGGCAACATATGCAGAAGCCCAGCTGCTGAAGGTGTTTTCAGAGACTTGGTGAAAAAAAGAGGTCTTGATTCTAAGTTCAATATTGATTCTGCTGGCACCATCAATTACCATGAG GGTGATCAAGCTGATCCAAGAATGAGGGCTGCCTCTAAAAGGCGTGGAATTGAGATAACTTCAATatcaaggccaattaggccctCTGATTTTATAGAATTTGATCTTATTTTGGCAATGGACAGAGAAAATAGAG AGGCTATACTTTCAGCATTTGAGAGGTGGAGGCATAGAGAACCTTTGCCTGCTGATGCTGCTAAGAAG GTCCGACTAATGTGCTCTTATTGTAAGAAgcatgaagaagatgaagtcCCAGACCCCTACTATGGTGGACCACAGGGTTTTGAGAAG GTTTTGGATTTACTTGACGATGCCTGTGAGTCACTGTTGGAAAGCATTTTATCAGAAAATACAGAATTAGCTGATTCTTAG